A single genomic interval of Hevea brasiliensis isolate MT/VB/25A 57/8 chromosome 4, ASM3005281v1, whole genome shotgun sequence harbors:
- the LOC110654145 gene encoding uncharacterized protein LOC110654145 isoform X4 → MSDTNPFPLPSDQVEDHSGYVSPLSISGQQNEEFPHDGQFVQSDQFVQSDVPNESDAGAHQVEDNNLLWPVLPGDSGEGLPYAPIDWPYPGDVWTWRVGRRFNSSGYFQDRFLYLPKRLGKQSFASKAAIANYIQSEFPGSNIDAFFASFAWKIPVKIQPPAKEEPAISTLENPQQDEKVAGQEEKKEENFDSGWGKRRRSTVSTPKQAKQNGATSSPIPKRTKKSGAKTSSTPRQTKSKLSPTPKRTKQSRATPTSRQTRQNGATLSSTGKRKTRHSSRQAVPNDEGGVFSTEESIVEPIPEDFDNYLNSLEDILTQPVSETQGLSSASMDSYTAQNELAEARSKLSSLLVMDFPSLVSSNSISELTTLASKVQKDPTLNAEQLVKLKLIEEISSFSEVFLESRELIEQVEEFFATLEGKKAKVASLKNEYNELKEKTDQLQSQVDSNLLTVQEIDNQIALLQSRRAELTNAIETNKEAKVEVTYAQKMVANAIPKVVNEIQLANSRLPELELKKKNALKRESEILAKFAPLQGFSL, encoded by the exons CTTTCCCTTGCCTTCAGATCAAGTTGAGGA TCACAGTGGCTATGTCTCACCTCTCTCAATAAGTGGTCAACAGAATGAGGAATTTCCTCATGATGGCCAATTTGTGCAGAGTGATCAATTTGTGCAGAGTGATGTCCCTAATGAAAGTGATGCCGGCGCGCATCAGGTGGAGGATAATAACTTGCTTTGGCCAGTTCTACCTGGTGATTCTGGTGAAGGTTTACCGTATGCTCCTATTGATTGGCCATATCCTGGTGATGTTTGGACTTGGAGAGTAGGAAGGAGGTTTAACTCTTCTGGCTACTTCCAAGATAGATTTCTGTATCTTCCAAAACGACTTGGGAAACAGTCTTTTGCCAGCAAGGCTGCAATTGCGAATTATATTCAATCAGAATTCCCCGGTTCTAATATTGATGCATTTTTTGCATCCTTTGCTTGGAAGATCCCTGTCAAAATTCAACCTCCAGCAAAAG AGGAACCTGCCATCTCTACTTTGGAGAACCCTCAGCAGGATGAAAAAGTTGCAggtcaagaagaaaagaaagaagaaaacttTGATTCAGGCTGGGGAAAAAGGAGGAGGAGTACAGTATCTACACCCAAACAAGCAAAACAGAATGGAGCAACATCATCTCCCATTCCTAAGCGAACAAAAAAGAGCGGAGCCAAAACATCCTCAACGCCTAGACAAACAAAAAGTAAATTATCGCCCACTCCTAAACGAACAAAACAGAGCCGAGCTACACCCACTTCTAGGCAAACAAGACAGAATGGAGCTACTTTATCATCCACAGGTAAGCGGAAAACTAGGCATTCTTCTAGACAAGCTGTCCCCAATGATGAAGGTGGTGTATTTAGCACAGAGGAATCAATAGTTGAACCAATTCCAGAGGATTTTGATAACTATCTCAACTCTTTGGAAGACATTCTTACCCAGCCTGTTTCTGAAACCCAAGGACTATCTTCTGCAAGCATGGATTCTTATACAGCACAAAATGAATTGGCAGAAGCTCGAAGTAAGCTTTCTTCTCTTCTTGTCATGGATTTTCCTTCATTGGTCTCATCCAACAGCATTTCCGAACTTACAACTCTGGCATCCAAAGTTCAAAAGGATCCTACCTTGAATGCTGAACAACTTGTTAAATTGAAGTTGATTGAGGAAATTTCATCATTCAGCGAGGTCTTCCTTGAGAGTAGAGAATTAATAGAGCAGGTTGAGGAATTCTTTGCCACCCTTGAGGGTAAAAAGGCCAAGGTTGCTTCTCTGAAGAACGAGTATAATGAATTGAAGGAAAAAACAGACCAGCTACAATCGCAGGTGGATTCAAATTTATTGACTGTGCAAGAAATTGACAATCAAATTGCTCTACTTCAATCCAGGCGAGCTGAGCTTACTAATGCAATTGAGACAAACAAGGAAGCAAAGGTTGAGGTGACTTATGCTCAGAAGATGGTGGCAAATGCTATTCCCAAAGTAGTGAATGAGATTCAGCTGGCCAACTCCAGATTGCCAGAATTGGAGCTGAAAAAGAAAAATGCATTAAAGCGTGAATCAGAAATTCTGGCAAAATTTGCCCCTCTGCAAGGTTTTTCTCTTTAA
- the LOC110654145 gene encoding uncharacterized protein LOC110654145 isoform X1: MSDTNPFPLPSDQVEEYAPDFSHSGYVSPLSISGQQNEEFPHDGQFVQSDQFVQSDVPNESDAGAHQVEDNNLLWPVLPGDSGEGLPYAPIDWPYPGDVWTWRVGRRFNSSGYFQDRFLYLPKRLGKQSFASKAAIANYIQSEFPGSNIDAFFASFAWKIPVKIQPPAKEEPAISTLENPQQDEKVAGQEEKKEENFDSGWGKRRRSTVSTPKQAKQNGATSSPIPKRTKKSGAKTSSTPRQTKSKLSPTPKRTKQSRATPTSRQTRQNGATLSSTGKRKTRHSSRQAVPNDEGGVFSTEESIVEPIPEDFDNYLNSLEDILTQPVSETQGLSSASMDSYTAQNELAEARSKLSSLLVMDFPSLVSSNSISELTTLASKVQKDPTLNAEQLVKLKLIEEISSFSEVFLESRELIEQVEEFFATLEGKKAKVASLKNEYNELKEKTDQLQSQVDSNLLTVQEIDNQIALLQSRRAELTNAIETNKEAKVEVTYAQKMVANAIPKVVNEIQLANSRLPELELKKKNALKRESEILAKFAPLQGFSL; this comes from the exons CTTTCCCTTGCCTTCAGATCAAGTTGAGGAGTATGCTCCAGA TTTCAGTCACAGTGGCTATGTCTCACCTCTCTCAATAAGTGGTCAACAGAATGAGGAATTTCCTCATGATGGCCAATTTGTGCAGAGTGATCAATTTGTGCAGAGTGATGTCCCTAATGAAAGTGATGCCGGCGCGCATCAGGTGGAGGATAATAACTTGCTTTGGCCAGTTCTACCTGGTGATTCTGGTGAAGGTTTACCGTATGCTCCTATTGATTGGCCATATCCTGGTGATGTTTGGACTTGGAGAGTAGGAAGGAGGTTTAACTCTTCTGGCTACTTCCAAGATAGATTTCTGTATCTTCCAAAACGACTTGGGAAACAGTCTTTTGCCAGCAAGGCTGCAATTGCGAATTATATTCAATCAGAATTCCCCGGTTCTAATATTGATGCATTTTTTGCATCCTTTGCTTGGAAGATCCCTGTCAAAATTCAACCTCCAGCAAAAG AGGAACCTGCCATCTCTACTTTGGAGAACCCTCAGCAGGATGAAAAAGTTGCAggtcaagaagaaaagaaagaagaaaacttTGATTCAGGCTGGGGAAAAAGGAGGAGGAGTACAGTATCTACACCCAAACAAGCAAAACAGAATGGAGCAACATCATCTCCCATTCCTAAGCGAACAAAAAAGAGCGGAGCCAAAACATCCTCAACGCCTAGACAAACAAAAAGTAAATTATCGCCCACTCCTAAACGAACAAAACAGAGCCGAGCTACACCCACTTCTAGGCAAACAAGACAGAATGGAGCTACTTTATCATCCACAGGTAAGCGGAAAACTAGGCATTCTTCTAGACAAGCTGTCCCCAATGATGAAGGTGGTGTATTTAGCACAGAGGAATCAATAGTTGAACCAATTCCAGAGGATTTTGATAACTATCTCAACTCTTTGGAAGACATTCTTACCCAGCCTGTTTCTGAAACCCAAGGACTATCTTCTGCAAGCATGGATTCTTATACAGCACAAAATGAATTGGCAGAAGCTCGAAGTAAGCTTTCTTCTCTTCTTGTCATGGATTTTCCTTCATTGGTCTCATCCAACAGCATTTCCGAACTTACAACTCTGGCATCCAAAGTTCAAAAGGATCCTACCTTGAATGCTGAACAACTTGTTAAATTGAAGTTGATTGAGGAAATTTCATCATTCAGCGAGGTCTTCCTTGAGAGTAGAGAATTAATAGAGCAGGTTGAGGAATTCTTTGCCACCCTTGAGGGTAAAAAGGCCAAGGTTGCTTCTCTGAAGAACGAGTATAATGAATTGAAGGAAAAAACAGACCAGCTACAATCGCAGGTGGATTCAAATTTATTGACTGTGCAAGAAATTGACAATCAAATTGCTCTACTTCAATCCAGGCGAGCTGAGCTTACTAATGCAATTGAGACAAACAAGGAAGCAAAGGTTGAGGTGACTTATGCTCAGAAGATGGTGGCAAATGCTATTCCCAAAGTAGTGAATGAGATTCAGCTGGCCAACTCCAGATTGCCAGAATTGGAGCTGAAAAAGAAAAATGCATTAAAGCGTGAATCAGAAATTCTGGCAAAATTTGCCCCTCTGCAAGGTTTTTCTCTTTAA
- the LOC110654145 gene encoding uncharacterized protein LOC110654145 isoform X3, giving the protein MSDTNPFPLPSDQVEDFSHSGYVSPLSISGQQNEEFPHDGQFVQSDQFVQSDVPNESDAGAHQVEDNNLLWPVLPGDSGEGLPYAPIDWPYPGDVWTWRVGRRFNSSGYFQDRFLYLPKRLGKQSFASKAAIANYIQSEFPGSNIDAFFASFAWKIPVKIQPPAKEEPAISTLENPQQDEKVAGQEEKKEENFDSGWGKRRRSTVSTPKQAKQNGATSSPIPKRTKKSGAKTSSTPRQTKSKLSPTPKRTKQSRATPTSRQTRQNGATLSSTGKRKTRHSSRQAVPNDEGGVFSTEESIVEPIPEDFDNYLNSLEDILTQPVSETQGLSSASMDSYTAQNELAEARSKLSSLLVMDFPSLVSSNSISELTTLASKVQKDPTLNAEQLVKLKLIEEISSFSEVFLESRELIEQVEEFFATLEGKKAKVASLKNEYNELKEKTDQLQSQVDSNLLTVQEIDNQIALLQSRRAELTNAIETNKEAKVEVTYAQKMVANAIPKVVNEIQLANSRLPELELKKKNALKRESEILAKFAPLQGFSL; this is encoded by the exons CTTTCCCTTGCCTTCAGATCAAGTTGAGGA TTTCAGTCACAGTGGCTATGTCTCACCTCTCTCAATAAGTGGTCAACAGAATGAGGAATTTCCTCATGATGGCCAATTTGTGCAGAGTGATCAATTTGTGCAGAGTGATGTCCCTAATGAAAGTGATGCCGGCGCGCATCAGGTGGAGGATAATAACTTGCTTTGGCCAGTTCTACCTGGTGATTCTGGTGAAGGTTTACCGTATGCTCCTATTGATTGGCCATATCCTGGTGATGTTTGGACTTGGAGAGTAGGAAGGAGGTTTAACTCTTCTGGCTACTTCCAAGATAGATTTCTGTATCTTCCAAAACGACTTGGGAAACAGTCTTTTGCCAGCAAGGCTGCAATTGCGAATTATATTCAATCAGAATTCCCCGGTTCTAATATTGATGCATTTTTTGCATCCTTTGCTTGGAAGATCCCTGTCAAAATTCAACCTCCAGCAAAAG AGGAACCTGCCATCTCTACTTTGGAGAACCCTCAGCAGGATGAAAAAGTTGCAggtcaagaagaaaagaaagaagaaaacttTGATTCAGGCTGGGGAAAAAGGAGGAGGAGTACAGTATCTACACCCAAACAAGCAAAACAGAATGGAGCAACATCATCTCCCATTCCTAAGCGAACAAAAAAGAGCGGAGCCAAAACATCCTCAACGCCTAGACAAACAAAAAGTAAATTATCGCCCACTCCTAAACGAACAAAACAGAGCCGAGCTACACCCACTTCTAGGCAAACAAGACAGAATGGAGCTACTTTATCATCCACAGGTAAGCGGAAAACTAGGCATTCTTCTAGACAAGCTGTCCCCAATGATGAAGGTGGTGTATTTAGCACAGAGGAATCAATAGTTGAACCAATTCCAGAGGATTTTGATAACTATCTCAACTCTTTGGAAGACATTCTTACCCAGCCTGTTTCTGAAACCCAAGGACTATCTTCTGCAAGCATGGATTCTTATACAGCACAAAATGAATTGGCAGAAGCTCGAAGTAAGCTTTCTTCTCTTCTTGTCATGGATTTTCCTTCATTGGTCTCATCCAACAGCATTTCCGAACTTACAACTCTGGCATCCAAAGTTCAAAAGGATCCTACCTTGAATGCTGAACAACTTGTTAAATTGAAGTTGATTGAGGAAATTTCATCATTCAGCGAGGTCTTCCTTGAGAGTAGAGAATTAATAGAGCAGGTTGAGGAATTCTTTGCCACCCTTGAGGGTAAAAAGGCCAAGGTTGCTTCTCTGAAGAACGAGTATAATGAATTGAAGGAAAAAACAGACCAGCTACAATCGCAGGTGGATTCAAATTTATTGACTGTGCAAGAAATTGACAATCAAATTGCTCTACTTCAATCCAGGCGAGCTGAGCTTACTAATGCAATTGAGACAAACAAGGAAGCAAAGGTTGAGGTGACTTATGCTCAGAAGATGGTGGCAAATGCTATTCCCAAAGTAGTGAATGAGATTCAGCTGGCCAACTCCAGATTGCCAGAATTGGAGCTGAAAAAGAAAAATGCATTAAAGCGTGAATCAGAAATTCTGGCAAAATTTGCCCCTCTGCAAGGTTTTTCTCTTTAA
- the LOC110654145 gene encoding uncharacterized protein LOC110654145 isoform X2 has translation MSDTNPFPLPSDQVEEYAPDHSGYVSPLSISGQQNEEFPHDGQFVQSDQFVQSDVPNESDAGAHQVEDNNLLWPVLPGDSGEGLPYAPIDWPYPGDVWTWRVGRRFNSSGYFQDRFLYLPKRLGKQSFASKAAIANYIQSEFPGSNIDAFFASFAWKIPVKIQPPAKEEPAISTLENPQQDEKVAGQEEKKEENFDSGWGKRRRSTVSTPKQAKQNGATSSPIPKRTKKSGAKTSSTPRQTKSKLSPTPKRTKQSRATPTSRQTRQNGATLSSTGKRKTRHSSRQAVPNDEGGVFSTEESIVEPIPEDFDNYLNSLEDILTQPVSETQGLSSASMDSYTAQNELAEARSKLSSLLVMDFPSLVSSNSISELTTLASKVQKDPTLNAEQLVKLKLIEEISSFSEVFLESRELIEQVEEFFATLEGKKAKVASLKNEYNELKEKTDQLQSQVDSNLLTVQEIDNQIALLQSRRAELTNAIETNKEAKVEVTYAQKMVANAIPKVVNEIQLANSRLPELELKKKNALKRESEILAKFAPLQGFSL, from the exons CTTTCCCTTGCCTTCAGATCAAGTTGAGGAGTATGCTCCAGA TCACAGTGGCTATGTCTCACCTCTCTCAATAAGTGGTCAACAGAATGAGGAATTTCCTCATGATGGCCAATTTGTGCAGAGTGATCAATTTGTGCAGAGTGATGTCCCTAATGAAAGTGATGCCGGCGCGCATCAGGTGGAGGATAATAACTTGCTTTGGCCAGTTCTACCTGGTGATTCTGGTGAAGGTTTACCGTATGCTCCTATTGATTGGCCATATCCTGGTGATGTTTGGACTTGGAGAGTAGGAAGGAGGTTTAACTCTTCTGGCTACTTCCAAGATAGATTTCTGTATCTTCCAAAACGACTTGGGAAACAGTCTTTTGCCAGCAAGGCTGCAATTGCGAATTATATTCAATCAGAATTCCCCGGTTCTAATATTGATGCATTTTTTGCATCCTTTGCTTGGAAGATCCCTGTCAAAATTCAACCTCCAGCAAAAG AGGAACCTGCCATCTCTACTTTGGAGAACCCTCAGCAGGATGAAAAAGTTGCAggtcaagaagaaaagaaagaagaaaacttTGATTCAGGCTGGGGAAAAAGGAGGAGGAGTACAGTATCTACACCCAAACAAGCAAAACAGAATGGAGCAACATCATCTCCCATTCCTAAGCGAACAAAAAAGAGCGGAGCCAAAACATCCTCAACGCCTAGACAAACAAAAAGTAAATTATCGCCCACTCCTAAACGAACAAAACAGAGCCGAGCTACACCCACTTCTAGGCAAACAAGACAGAATGGAGCTACTTTATCATCCACAGGTAAGCGGAAAACTAGGCATTCTTCTAGACAAGCTGTCCCCAATGATGAAGGTGGTGTATTTAGCACAGAGGAATCAATAGTTGAACCAATTCCAGAGGATTTTGATAACTATCTCAACTCTTTGGAAGACATTCTTACCCAGCCTGTTTCTGAAACCCAAGGACTATCTTCTGCAAGCATGGATTCTTATACAGCACAAAATGAATTGGCAGAAGCTCGAAGTAAGCTTTCTTCTCTTCTTGTCATGGATTTTCCTTCATTGGTCTCATCCAACAGCATTTCCGAACTTACAACTCTGGCATCCAAAGTTCAAAAGGATCCTACCTTGAATGCTGAACAACTTGTTAAATTGAAGTTGATTGAGGAAATTTCATCATTCAGCGAGGTCTTCCTTGAGAGTAGAGAATTAATAGAGCAGGTTGAGGAATTCTTTGCCACCCTTGAGGGTAAAAAGGCCAAGGTTGCTTCTCTGAAGAACGAGTATAATGAATTGAAGGAAAAAACAGACCAGCTACAATCGCAGGTGGATTCAAATTTATTGACTGTGCAAGAAATTGACAATCAAATTGCTCTACTTCAATCCAGGCGAGCTGAGCTTACTAATGCAATTGAGACAAACAAGGAAGCAAAGGTTGAGGTGACTTATGCTCAGAAGATGGTGGCAAATGCTATTCCCAAAGTAGTGAATGAGATTCAGCTGGCCAACTCCAGATTGCCAGAATTGGAGCTGAAAAAGAAAAATGCATTAAAGCGTGAATCAGAAATTCTGGCAAAATTTGCCCCTCTGCAAGGTTTTTCTCTTTAA
- the LOC110667122 gene encoding uncharacterized protein LOC110667122 — MEFMEIDKESNGSIPKIRENGSHLRPVAPEESGEGLPYAPVDWPKPGDIWSWRVGRRVAFNGHFLDRYLYLPRRLGRLENTPGKKRGFASKLSVERYIRSKFPDANVEEFFASFSWRIPSKMAPTNGNLEGQTCLPFEETAENSESDSQSDGARCKAGNKRCNSLMVQVENLSIAAMPCDICCSEPHFCRDCCCILCCKTINAKYGGYSYIKCEAFVSEGYMCGHVAHIDCALRTYMAGTVGGSIGLDVEYYCRRCDAKKDLVPHVMSLLQTCKSVDSCEEVEKILTVGICILRGSQKSRTKGLLNQIESAIAKLKCGTILEDIWKAKEDVSAISTGVSPDVMVEVTNNQELDTIIKLPDTLSMSSDYRAEVLKLEDEIDKALHELQKSQASEYKIAEEQLYAQKEYLHNLYQQLERERSEWICGTSSTNKEVLLNAVLNRVDQIKQEVAKLKDMEEVAKGFGRTSKRILREHFGLEIEE; from the exons ATGGAATTTATGGAAATTGATAAGGAAAGTAATGGAAGTATACCAAAGATAAGGGAAAATGGTTCCCATCTAAGGCCAGTTGCACCTGAGGAGTCTGGTGAAGGTTTGCCATATGCTCCTGTGGATTGGCCAAAACCTGGTGACATTTGGAGTTGGAGAGTAGGAAGACGAGTTGCCTTTAATGGCCATTTCTTGGATAGGTACTTGTACCTTCCACGCCGTCTTGGTCGTCTTGAGAATACGCCAGGTAAGAAACGTGGATTTGCAAGCAAGCTTTCAGTTGAACGCTATATCCGATCAAAATTCCCTGATGCAAATGTTGAAGAGTTTTTTGcttcattcagctggaggatacCTTCAAAGATGGCGCCAACAAATG GTAATTTAGAGGGGCAAACTTGTTTACCTTTTGAAGAAACGGCTGAAAATTCTGAGTCTGATTCCCAGTCTGATGGTGCAAGATGTAAGGCTGGAAATAAGAGGTGCAATAGTCTCATGGTACAAGTAGAAAATCTATCTATAGCTGCCATGCCTTGTGACATTTGTTGCAGTGAACCTCATTTCTGCCGTGATTGTTGTTGTATTTTGTGTTGCAAGACCATAAATGCAAAGTATGGAGGCTACAGTTACATAAAATGTGAGGCTTTTGTCAGTGAGGGTTATATGTGTGGCCATGTTGCTCACATTGATTGCGCTCTTCGGACATACATGGCTGGGACAGTTGGTGGAAGCATTGGCCTAGATGTTGAGTATTACTGCCGCCGTTGTGATGCAAAGAAAGATTTGGTTCCACATGTCATGAGTCTTTTGCAAACCTGCAAATCTGTTGATTCTTGTGAAGAAGTAGAAAAAATATTAACTGTTGGCATTTGCATTTTACGTGGGTCCCAGAAAAGCAGAACAAAGGGACTGCTGAACCAAATTGAATCAGCCATTGCAAAG CTTAAATGCGGGACCATTCTTGAGGATATATGGAAAGCCAAAGAGGATGTCTCAGCTATTTCCACAG GTGTCTCTCCTGATGTGATGGTGGAAGTTACTAATAATCAAGAATTAGACACTATTATAAAATTGCCTGATACTTTATCTATGTCTTCTGATTACCGGGCTGAAGTTCTAAAACTGGAGGATGAGATTGATAAGGCTCTCCATGAACTACAAAAGTCTCAGGCATCTGAATACAAAATTGCAGAGGAACAACTTTATGCTCAAAAGGAGTATCTTCATAATCTCTATCAGCAACTTGAAAGGGAAAGGTCTGAATGGATATGCGGCACGTCCAGTACCAACAAGGAGGTCTTGCTGAATGCTGTCTTAAACAGGGTGGATCAGATAAAACAGGAAGTCGCTAAACTCAAGGATATGGAAGAAGTGGCCAAGGGATTTGGAAGGACCTCCAAGAGGATCCTGAGGGAACACTTTGGTTTGGAAATTGAAGAATAA